From a region of the Mercurialis annua linkage group LG1-X, ddMerAnnu1.2, whole genome shotgun sequence genome:
- the LOC126665041 gene encoding uncharacterized protein LOC126665041, producing the protein MALPSSQLCLVLLLLPIICSSAVHPRKLTRLTKFYDAQKFAASEFSDYHLPAEYEINYYPQTLDHFNYKPESYATFQQRYILNFKYWGGANSSSPIFVWTGEESDLVYDVETSIVDLASRFKGLLLYIEHRYYGESMPFGSEDEAFRNSTTLGYLSSEQALADYAQIITDVKKNLSAQNSPAIAVGASYGGMLAAWFRLKYPHIVIGSLASSSPILYFDDIVPQNGYHVVVTKDFRDTSESCYNYIKESWYEIDRIAAEPNGLMALSNKFNTCSPVNSSAELKDYLEITYISSAQYDNPPYNPVQNTCRGIDGAPAGTYILDRIVAGLHARRSGPYSCLHVFSPNELYNGSAWDWQTCSEMVFPIGYSYNETMFQSNPFDINKYTTNCLQTFGIKPKPNWITTQFGGHDIKTVLGTFASNIIFANGLRDPWSSGGVLEDISDSVVAIYTKYGAHCADLYTPTSDDPDWLIEQRYKEIKIIGAWIAEYYAKLAIK; encoded by the exons ATGGCATTACCATCATCTCAATTATGCTTAGTTTTGCTATTGCTTCCAATAATATGTTCATCAGCAGTTCATCCCAGAAAACTAACTAGATTAACAAAATTTTACGACGCACAAAAATTCGCTGCAAGCGAATTCTCTGATTATCATCTACCAGCAGAGTATGAAATAAATTACTATCCTCAGACACTGGATCATTTCAACTATAAACCAGAGAGTTATGCAACATTTCAACAGAGATATATATTGAATTTTAAGTACTGGGGTGGAGCTAATTCTAGCTCACCGATTTTCGTTTGGACCGGAGAAGAATCTGATTTAGTTTATGATGTTGAGACTTCCATTGTTGATCTTGCTTCTCGCTTCAAGGGTTTGTTATTGTATATTGAG CATCGTTACTATGGAGAATCAATGCCTTTCGGATCAGAGGACGAAGCATTCCGAAACTCAACGACACTCGGTTACTTAAGCTCGGAACAAGCTCTAGCAGATTACGCACAAATAATAACAGATGTTAAGAAAAATCTCTCAGCACAAAATTCCCCAGCAATTGCGGTTGGAGCATCTTATGGTGGAA TGCTTGCTGCTTGGTTTCGTCTAAAATATCCACACATTGTGATTGGTTCATTGGCTTCATCTTCACCCATACTCTACTTTGATGATATCGTACCGCAAAATGGGTATCATGTTGTTGTTACTAAGGATTTCAGA GATACTAGTGAGAGTTGTTAcaattatataaaggaatcTTGGTACGAGATTGATAGAATTGCAGCTGAACCAAATGGGCTCATGGCACTTAGCAATAAGTTCAATACTTGCAG CCCTGTAAACTCGTCGGCAGAGCTAAAGGATTACTTGGAGATCACGTATATTAGCTCAGCTCAGTACGACAATCCTCCTTATAACCCGGTCCAGAATACTTGCCGTGGCATCGACGGAGCTCCGGCAGGAACCTATATCCTTGACAGAATTGTTGCCGGTCTCCATGCCCGACGTTCTGGACCGTATTCATGTCTTCATGTATTTTCACCTAATGAACTATATAACGGGAGTGCTTGGGATTGGCAG ACGTGTAGTGAGATGGTGTTTCCAATTGGATATAGTTACAATGAGACAATGTTCCAATCAAATCCATTTGACATAAACAAATACACCACCAACTGCCTACAAACTTTTGGTATTAAGCCAAAACCTAATTGGATCACTACTCAATTTGGTGGTCAT GACATAAAAACTGTTCTCGGAACTTTCGCAAGCAACATTATTTTCGCCAATGGACTACGCGACCCATGGAGTTCAGGAGG AGTTCTAGAGGATATATCGGACAGTGTTGTGgcaatatatacaaaatatg GAGCCCATTGCGCGGATTTATACACTCCAACATCAGATGATCCTGATTGGTTGATCGAGCAGCGATACAAAGAGATCAAGATTATTGGAGCTTGGATTGCGGAGTACTATGCCAAACTTGCAATTAAGTAG